Part of the Panicum virgatum strain AP13 chromosome 4N, P.virgatum_v5, whole genome shotgun sequence genome is shown below.
CAGCGACGGCGCCGACAATGACCAGTATAGTTTTCGACTGGATAACTACATGAACGCACAAGATCCAAAAGTGGTTTTGCTTGTATATACATACGAAATTGCTTCGAAAAAAGAATACGAAATTTGATGCCGCCTTGAGTAAATTAAACATGCTAGCTCGCATGTAGAGTGGACGTACGGTCTCTAATCCATGATCGGTGATTAAACATGCTATCTTGCGTAGAGTGGACGTACGGTCTCTAATCCATGTAGAGTAACTCCGATCCTCACCAAGACACCAACGGACCGTCGGCATGACGACCATTGGTCAGTGCCTTTGCTTCCATTTGATCGATCGCATCTCCATCCCCATCCAGCAGCCAACGATTGTTTTCTCCTTTCATTTCGTCTGAATGCAGCAGAGCGACAAGAAATTTACCGGCCTTGTTTAACGCAAACATTTTTCCCCCTTCCCTTACGAGAATGTATATATGTACAACGAACACTGGGCTTCAGATCCCCTCGTCCTCTCTTGGGAGATGGATGTACATGTACACACCAGTCAAATCCCACTCTTCAAATAAAATGCTGTTTTCATTTTGCTTATTCACACCAGCCAAATTCACCAGTAACTACATGCATTATTACAAACTCTCCCAAACCACACGAGCCAGTTTTTCATCAAAACCCACCAATCTGCTATACACTTTATACAAAATGCAGAAACCTGTTGTAACTATACTATACACATCATGTTACATACAACTGCAAACCAATGTGGGGGACAAAATTTTATACACACAAGTCACAAGAGCACAACCAAACCAGATGAAATAATCCCCGAACAAGCCGCCAAAGCCACATGCGTCAAGCTGCTTCAGATGCTGATGCATTTGGCTCTGGCAATGTTTGGTGAATCAGCAACGCTTTGCGAATTGCTGCATTTTCGGGGATGATTCTTCTGTTGGGCTGAGATTTGGAGATTCTGGCCTGGAGGGTACTGGGGAGATCAGTTCCTCGTCATCTCCTGAGTTTTCTTCAACCACAGGTAGTAACATGTTTTCAGCGTCCAACACATTGCTGTCTTCTTCCGGGTCATCGTCTTCCATGTCTCCGTCATCCAAGGAGACAACGTCGTGGGTGGCGAATTGATGAAAATCTACAATCTCACGCAAGAAGCGATTCTCGCGGGCATATGTCGAATTTTCCTGTGCCAGCCTTGATTTCTCCGCCAGTAATGTCTCCAGTTGCACAAGAATCTGTTTCAGTTTCAAAGACAAGTATTTCAGTATATCTTGAAATGGCTGAGTTTAGAATCATTTAATTAGGGAGTACCAACAGTTAGTAACTTATTTGAAGTAAAGCAAATACATTGTCACGTAAAAATAAAAATGAGACAATTGCCTCGACTTCGTATCACCAAAAGGGACAATTTACTGAAAAGTCAAGCATTTGATGCAAATGTTCAGAAATCTAACGATCATTAACGGGCAATCTATATTACTGATTTTCAATAATCGCTGATAATATTTCACGAGTTTTGTGATGTGTTATTGGTTTATCACTGATTCACTACTCTCAATGTAGTGGAAAATCAAGATGTACGTAAATCATGAAGAAAATTTCAAAACGAAAACAAAAAGTTTAAGCAGCTAAATGGTTCAGAAAAAAGAGTACCAAGTCATCGTCCTCTTCAGTTTTCCTCCCTTTCTGCTTTGTTTCTCGCAACATCTTGTTCTCTTCTTCTAGCTGAGCACATCTCTGCTTTGCAAAAGCTAGATCGGCTTTAACAGATTTTAGTTCACGGAGTAGAAGTTTTGCTTTAGCAGCCATTGCATTGGCaacctgaaaaaaaaattacatgggCAAGAGAGAGGCATCATCACAGGCATGTACTgtaacaaaaaaattatatactcaCTATCCGAAGCATTGATATATCGATGGTGAAAAGGAGAAAACTGATTATTATCAACCAAAATTTAATCTTGTGTGGGAAAAGCTATTCTGTCAGTTCAGTGTAACCAGAGAAATGAGCTGACAATGCCAACTGTATGGTCAGAATACTTGATTACACTAGAAAATGTATAACACGAGGCAACTTCAGCGCTATCTCTGTTAATTCTTTTATTGTTTGAAATTACATATCTATTAATTCTCAACCACTAGGCACATATAAGCAGAACTTGTCACTTAGTAGAGGGAACTGCACTAGAAATCTCTCTCAACAGAATAGCAAATATCCATATGTCTTCGTTTATTTATACTGAGAATTAATGCTGTACATAAATCCTGAAATCATAGAACCTAtacttagggcctgtttggataGTTACCCCTGCTCGCCAGGCTAGAGTTGCGACGCGGCCACAAATGTTGCGAGCCACAGGTTGCATACGTATACGCGGCATGCCTAGGCTTCGGCTGTGGACCAAGCATGTGCCTATGCATGTGCGGCAGGCGGCAGCCACAACTCTGGCTAGGCAATCTACGGCTATGATCCAAACAGACCCTTAGATGTGACAATTTAAGGAGATAAAACAACATATTTTCCAACAAGATATATAAGCATGTGTCACCTTACGTCGCGAGATGATTTCAGTTGCGTATCCTGGGCTGCAGATTCAGCTTGATTGAATGAGTCATTAGGAGAGCCGAATGTATCCGCGACAGAACTCGGCACATAAGAACTTGAGCCGGTAGGCTTCCTTCTAATTTGGATTTTCTTAGTCTCCTCAATAATACTGGATGTCTTACTATCCACAATTGTGAGTCCTTCCTATTTCAGAGGAAGCAGCAGGTCTTTAATTTAGGAAGTGACTCCAGAGGTTTATGCCATTAATAGGCTGAAGGAAAAGAGCTGTACGCCTGTACAGAGCTaagccaagtaaaaaaagaaagaaagagaggcaTACTTCAAAAGCATTTCTGATTCTTCCACTAAGCTGGTTGACAGAAGCAGAAAGAGCCTCTGGCCTAATTCGAGATGCAGCATCTCCTGTCTTCCAGTGGTTTTCAAATGACCAACGAGACTGAGGGGCCTGAATTTACAAGAAATTGCAAGAGATGTAAGCAAAAGGGCAGCTTAAAATATTGCTGAAGACCATACAAGAGAGGTTCACTGGCGACTGTCAGTATATTCAGATATACATCACTTGCTGGTTGCTGCCTGACCTGATCTCCAGTGGATGAACTGGTGTTCCTATGGGTTTGTTCTTTCCTCAAGTCCTCAAACTTATGTGCGAAGCCATCCTCATCGAGAATTCCCTTTGCTTTCCTTGCCAAAGTTCCCCACAATCCAAGCTTGGGCTCATTTATGCTTTCGAAAGATGTGTAACTGTATGATGATGCCGAGGCCTACAGAAGCAAAACCGTTATTGTTGTAAGAGAATCAAAGAATATTAAAGGAATGCAACTGTGCATATCCATCCGATCACCAATAAGGCACATGACTCATGATTATTTAAGGCGTTTACTATCAGGAACTCGTCAATCTGTGCAGTCATTTGACGGTATACTGCAAGTGTGCAACTCCACTAGAGATAATAAGTACGAAGACGATCCTTGATTAGTCAGGAAGCGTTTTTCATTTCCTTCGCTATTTTGCCCGTGTAAGTCATGGCAACGCAAGGTGGTTAGGTGATCATATTAATTAGATTCAGGCAGCGTCAATTCCGAATCGGCTATCATCAAGAAATGGTACGGAAGCGGGGCTCGCAAGgcaggggagagagaaagaggggcAGGGGTGCGTGCCTGGGGGTAGGAGCTCCGGCGATCGTCAGCACCGACggcggcgccctgcttccgGCGGTAGGCCATGGGATCGGAGAGGGAGGAGTCTTGTACAcagcaccgcgccgcgccgccaaaGAAGTGGAGCAAGCAACCGGCTTTTTGTGTGATCGGCAACCCGTCGCCGCCGACTTCCCTCCTCCGTGCTGGTGCTGATGGCAACCCAAAAGCTGGCGACTCCTCCTGGATCTCCAgggaaaaggaagaagaagcaaaaaaaaaagaaaaaaaaaactggcgaCAGCGAAGCTGCGCATAACTTCTCCCCCACCACCAAGTCACCAACCCGACCCTACCTTATGGAAGACGACCAAGGGCTGGGCTAGAGAACCTGGGCTGGGCTTTAGGAAGATGGGTCCAAGAATCGGGCCCGGCCCAACTTGGGCGTTGCTccatcgtcttcctcctcctctctggggggaatttttttaaaataatattattttaatagttAATCGAAAAATAAATGGTCATTTgagaaaattgcaaaaatagaTGCCTGTCAGCTCTTGGACGGCCGACAGGTCACTAATCGGCTGTTGAAAAGCAGACAGCCAAGGTGGCATCTGATGTGGCGCACGCGAGGTCCACGGACGCGGCCTGTCGGCTCCAAAAAGTCTTGTTGGCTCTTGGAAGGCCGACAGGGTCCTGTCGTCCCGATTGGGCTGTCGGCCCAATAATGCTCTGGGGACCTGCCGGCCCAAACATGGACCTATCGGCTCTCTAAGGGCCGACAGGTACCTGTCGGCTGTCCACGGGCCGACAGGACCCTGCGGGCCCCACGCCACTTTTTcctatatatataggcctcgaTTCAAGCCGTTTGCAACAAAAAATTAGATGCAGTAGTAATGGCTAGTGGGGGATCGTCTAGTGGGAAGGGCTCCGGGAGAGGAAAGGGGGCTAGGAAAGGACCACCGATAGTGTGGCTCGGTTCCATTGGCCCTGAGGATTTTCCAGAAGCAGTATATGAGTTTCCAGTTGAGAGCAGGAGTGATTTCACCAAGGATTCACCGCTGAGAGGGTACGATAACCGTAGATAAGACTGGCCAAAATACATGCATGATGAGGATTGCTTAGTGCAGATATGCACCGAGGGAACGGACGAAGGGCGTCGTTTCTTCAAGTGCCCTCGAGCATGGGTAATGTTCAGTACTAAGGGTGTGTTGGATATGTTTAATATGTATTGTATGATTTACACTATATTTTGTGTTTCAGGCATCCAATGCTCCAGAGAACTGCGGGTTCGTATGATGGGTCGATCCTCCCCCAATTCATCCTCACGCGGAGTACATCTATTATATGTAGAATCGTATCTTCGATTTAGAAATGGAAGTAAGCAACGGCAACAACGAAGAGGAGCAAGATGAGAACAAAGGTCCCAGTCCACCGAAGTATCCATGCACTAATCCATATTGCAACTGCCCGTGTCACAACAACAATGGGCCTCCGGTTCGACACAATTTGCTAATTGGGAGCAGTATTAGGAGTTAGATATTGTGTTCGCTCGATGGTGTGTTAGTATTTGTTGTTTATTAGAATTACTTAAGGCATGTTAGGTATAGTCCAGGACCTCGTTATCGTTGTTTTCAACAGGTCCTCACATGCCATTTCATGTGTTATGCGTGTTGAATTATGTAAAGCAGTACTCTATTTGTGTTGAATGTGTGAATTTTGCATTGGATTCGACTATGAATGTGTTGAACGTTGTGGCCGACATAAGACGCATAGAGTTGTCATATCCCGCTGCAAAGCTGCGTCGGCCTCATTTATTCGTGCATTGGATTCGACTATGAAGTGAAGTGACATAAGTTGATGTTGAAAGGACGCTAATTGATTGCTTTGCCTGTCCTGGCGTGCGAGTGCAGTAGTGTACTGCAGTGAACGAAGATCGCTTTTACTGCC
Proteins encoded:
- the LOC120671302 gene encoding uncharacterized protein LOC120671302; its protein translation is MAYRRKQGAAVGADDRRSSYPQASASSYSYTSFESINEPKLGLWGTLARKAKGILDEDGFAHKFEDLRKEQTHRNTSSSTGDQAPQSRWSFENHWKTGDAASRIRPEALSASVNQLSGRIRNAFEEGLTIVDSKTSSIIEETKKIQIRRKPTGSSSYVPSSVADTFGSPNDSFNQAESAAQDTQLKSSRDVANAMAAKAKLLLRELKSVKADLAFAKQRCAQLEEENKMLRETKQKGRKTEEDDDLILVQLETLLAEKSRLAQENSTYARENRFLREIVDFHQFATHDVVSLDDGDMEDDDPEEDSNVLDAENMLLPVVEENSGDDEELISPVPSRPESPNLSPTEESSPKMQQFAKRC